In the genome of Grus americana isolate bGruAme1 chromosome 16, bGruAme1.mat, whole genome shotgun sequence, one region contains:
- the SPRING1 gene encoding SREBP regulating gene protein has product MVPWGAVLWRRLLRKRWVLGVVFGLSLVYFLTSTFKQEERTVRDRNLLQVQEHEQPIMWKVKFSSGNSSQLSNQCRNSVQGKLLITDELGYICERKDLLINGCCNVNVPSTKLYSCDSCLPNGCCSVYEYCVSCCLQPSKQHLLERFLNRAAIAFQNLFMAVEDRFELCLAKCRTSSQSVQHENTYRDPIAKYCYGEYPPELLPV; this is encoded by the exons atGGTGCCCTGGGGAGCGGTGTTGTGGCGGCGGCTGCTGAGGAAGCGCTGGGTCCTCGGCGTCGTCTTCGGGCTCTCCCTCGTCTACTTCCTCACTAGCACCTTCAAGCAG GAAGAGAGGACAGTGAGAGATCGGAATCTCCTCCAAGTGCAAGAGCATGAGCAGCCGATCATGTGGAAGGTGAAGTTCAGTTCAGGAAACAGCAGTCAGCTGAGTAACCAGTGCAGGAATTCTGTGCAGGGGAAGCTCCTCATTACAGATGAACTGG gCTACATCTGTGAGAGGAAGGACCTATTGATAAATGGCTGTTGTAACGTCAACGTACCCAGTACGAAGCTGTACAGCTGTGACAGCTGCCTTCCCAATGGCTGCTGCAGTGTGTACGAGTACTGTGTTTCCTGttgcctgcagcccagcaag CAACATCTTCTGGAACGTTTCTTGAACCGGGCAGCTATTGCTTTCCAAAACCTCTTCATGGCAGTGGAAGATCGTTTTGAGTTGTGTCTGGCAAAATGTAGGACTTCATCACAG AGCGTGCAGCATGAAAACACCTATAGAGATCCAATTGCAAAATACTGCTATGGTGAATatcccccagagctgctgcctgtttGA